A stretch of the Aegilops tauschii subsp. strangulata cultivar AL8/78 chromosome 4, Aet v6.0, whole genome shotgun sequence genome encodes the following:
- the LOC109747316 gene encoding uncharacterized protein isoform X1, with protein MGAAGLQQRAAAGLPKRWACNTERLLRRSSNGTVAGSRPVQSCSFPHGWIHADAQQRSDISQSQHQRHCFLGLLCKEEQLVRFPLASFHLGGSPMATEGMLHGGVIPFSSSPGSPRSSVPFKVQHETERNTEHPRVESGSRVLQSLDQNILAQPTRPSSVLLRASSIPQPDGSSDCAQNCVSGTSQLVVPGWNKRNIGVEGPDSRVTPSKMSAIEERLLQLKDRTGDAIFEPTAGTTFDSSQEAYDFYNLYSGSVDLASVAQKVAPTQTNTGACMNSVLMRGQAQKGECIILQD; from the exons ATGGGAGCTGCTGGCCTACAACAGCGAGCAGCCGCTGGCCTACCTAAAAG GTGGGCGTGTAATACAGAACGGCTGCTTCGTAGGTCCTCAAACGGAACAGTAGCCGGCAGTAGACCTGTGCAGTCTTGTTCTTTTCCTCACGGCTGGATTCATGCAGATGCCCAACAGCGAAGTGACATATCCCAGTCACAGCACCAAAGGCATTGTTTTTTAGGTCTATTATGCAAGGAGGAACAGCTCGTCCGATTCCCTCTAGCAAGTTTTCATCTCGGAGGAAGTCCAATGGCGACCGAGGGCATGCTCCATGGCGGAGTAATCCCTTTCTCCTCCAG TCCTGGGTCTCCCAGATCATCTGTCCCCTTCAAGGTCCAACATGAAACTGAAAGAAACACTGAGCATCCCAGAGTAGAGAGTGGCTCCCGTGTTCTTCAATCGTTGGATCAAAACATCCTAGCGCAGCCTACGCGTCCAAG CTCTGTTCTTCTGCGAGCTTCAAGCATTCCTCAACCGGATGGGTCATCTGATTGCGCGCAGAACTGTGTGTCTGGCACAAGCCAACTCGTCGTCCCCGGCTGGAATAAAAG GAACATCGGTGTTGAGGGTCCTGATTCCCGAGTTACACCTTCTAAAATGTCTGCAATCGAAGAGCGTCTCTTGCAATTAAAGGACCGCACGGGTGATGCAATATTTGAGCCTACAGCAGGCACAACTTTCGACTCTAGCCAGGAAGCATACGATTTCTATAATTTGTATTCAGGGAGTGTGGATTTGGCATCCGTCGCGCAAAAAGTCGCACCAACACAAACAAATACAGGAGCATGCATGAACTCTGTGTTAATGCGCG GGCAAGCCCAAAAGGGAGAATGCATCATCTTGCAAGACTGA
- the LOC109747316 gene encoding uncharacterized protein isoform X2 codes for MATEGMLHGGVIPFSSSPGSPRSSVPFKVQHETERNTEHPRVESGSRVLQSLDQNILAQPTRPSSVLLRASSIPQPDGSSDCAQNCVSGTSQLVVPGWNKRNIGVEGPDSRVTPSKMSAIEERLLQLKDRTGDAIFEPTAGTTFDSSQEAYDFYNLYSGSVDLASVAQKVAPTQTNTGACMNSVLMRGQAQKGECIILQD; via the exons ATGGCGACCGAGGGCATGCTCCATGGCGGAGTAATCCCTTTCTCCTCCAG TCCTGGGTCTCCCAGATCATCTGTCCCCTTCAAGGTCCAACATGAAACTGAAAGAAACACTGAGCATCCCAGAGTAGAGAGTGGCTCCCGTGTTCTTCAATCGTTGGATCAAAACATCCTAGCGCAGCCTACGCGTCCAAG CTCTGTTCTTCTGCGAGCTTCAAGCATTCCTCAACCGGATGGGTCATCTGATTGCGCGCAGAACTGTGTGTCTGGCACAAGCCAACTCGTCGTCCCCGGCTGGAATAAAAG GAACATCGGTGTTGAGGGTCCTGATTCCCGAGTTACACCTTCTAAAATGTCTGCAATCGAAGAGCGTCTCTTGCAATTAAAGGACCGCACGGGTGATGCAATATTTGAGCCTACAGCAGGCACAACTTTCGACTCTAGCCAGGAAGCATACGATTTCTATAATTTGTATTCAGGGAGTGTGGATTTGGCATCCGTCGCGCAAAAAGTCGCACCAACACAAACAAATACAGGAGCATGCATGAACTCTGTGTTAATGCGCG GGCAAGCCCAAAAGGGAGAATGCATCATCTTGCAAGACTGA